The Entomobacter blattae nucleotide sequence CTTTTCTTCCTCTTCAATAACCGCAGCTTGACCTTGGGCAGTAGTGAAACCCTGATTTGAAAAGCCTGAGTCCTGGTCACGAGCCTCTTGGCGATGCACGCTTGCAGAATCACTCTCTTGGAGAGTCTGACCGAGGTTATTAGCGTTTAAAACTTGCGAGGATACCGAAGCCACCTGAAGTTCTATACGGGAAATATGGGGGCATTCAACCTGCCATAAAGCGGTAAGCTTGTCGCCATACTGGGCTTTAACCCAGTCTCGTAAAAAACGGGTAGGAAGAAACAGGGTAATCTCTTCATCCTCAGAAAAGCCAAGCCGTATCGGCTTTAACCACGTACGGTATTCAACTTCGCCCAGTTCTTTTTGCAGCCGACTACAAATTCTTTCCCAATGCATTTCAAGGATAGGAATCATAGAGCCTGTTTCGTCGTCCATTACATGATTCCCCGCTGATATAACGGTTGATTTAGAGTTGGATTCGTTTTTGCAGTCATAAGTCGTTTGCTGCCCCTGCTTTACACCATGCCTCAACCAATTACACAATACGATAGGTTGTTAAAAATCTCAAACCAGTAAAGTTATTACTATGTTCTTGAGCCGCGGCTTTACCAAAATTCAGAAAGACAGCAACAAGAAAGCCAATAACTCCTTAATGGCTTATACATTACACTATTTAAGATTTCTTCAAAGATAGGATTACCTTTATAAAAAGGCAATGAGATTTTTCTCCAATTATTTTTACGTCAAACAATACAAGTTTTTATATTGCCATCATGGAGAGTGCCAGAATCATGAGAGTTTTGCAAAAAAATGCCAAGGCATTTAAAAAACGCTCCACACCTCTAATACTGAACTTGTTCTTAATTAACCTAAGGTGTGCCTAGAATTCTAATGTTTCAGGATATAAGAGAGCAAGACAACACAAGAACAGGCACTAATTAAGTACCTATTCTTTCATCACCTGCTTCAAAACTCTATTAGACGGTAACTAAATTTTTAATCCGCCCTGAGAGACGAGACAGCTTACGAGCAATGGTATTTTTGTGCACAACCCCTTTTGAAGCTGCACGTTGCATTTCTGGTTGAGCAATCTTTAAAGCTGTTAGAGCTTCTTCTTTATTACCAGAGGCAATAGCATGCTCTACCTTTTTGATAAAGGTCCGCATACGAGATTTACGAGCGGTATTACGGGCTGTTCTCCGTTCCGTCTGACGGATGCGCTTACGCGCTGATGCGATATTCGCCATGTTTTTCTATTCTGCCGTTCCTAGAAGCTAAAAAAAGTCTTAAACTTGAGCGCGATTGGAATAAACCCAGATGCGCAGTTGAATTTGATCATTCTCTTACTTTACTTCTACAAGTCTCGTCAAGAAGTGAATAGAGATTTTACTATATTTTTATAGTATTTGGAGAAAGGATTTTCTCTTTTCAGGCTTAATTTAAGAATAAGGGGAAGATTTTCGTCTAGCTGGTCAAAACAGCACAAAAGGATTTTGAGTTTTATGAAAATTTTGCAATCCGACCATAAGGTCGTCTTGAGCAGCTTTTAAAGAGCTATATTTAAAGGACTATACCTTTACTTAAAGGGCTATACCTTTTGGCAATTCCTACAATAAAAGGTCGAGCGTCCTGCAAGAAAACGGCTTTCAATGACGGTTCCGCAGTGTTTACAAAGGGCATCTTTACAGCCATAAACTTTCCATTCTTTTTGGAAATACCCCATTGAGCCATCAGCTTTCACATAATCCCTCAGACTTGACCCCCCAGCCTCAATGGCCTGTGCAAGAACAGCCTGCAGGGCGGCCTTAAGTTTTTTAACCTCGTAACTCTTTAAGGAGCTTGCTGCCTTAAAAGGGGAAATCTTTGCTACAAACAAGGCTTCATTCACATAGATATTTCCAAGGCCTGCTACCACCCTCTGGTCTAATAAAACAGACTTGATCGCAGCCTTATGACGGCTTAGTTTCTGGTGAAAATACTCAACCGTAAAGGTTGGATCAAAAGGCTCCTTTCCGAGATGTCTTAACAATGGATGGTCACCCTCCAACCCAGTTTTTGCCAAATCCACTATTCCAAAACGCCTCGGATCAATAAGAGAGAAATGTATCCCCTCCTTTGTCTCAAAACTTAAATGTTCATGGGGGGTTATGATATCCAACGGCCGAGATTTTAAGAGAACTCGGCCCGACATCCCTAAATGGAGCAGCAATGTCCACGAGTGAGATAAGTTCATGCAGATATATTTTGCCCTGCGCGTGAAACCCAGTATACTGCTCCCTTCTAGGCATTCTTTTAAATTGGCCGGAAAAGGCTTACGCAAGTCGGCCCGCCGAACTGTAACAGATTGGATACAATGCCCACTCAGGCTTTGGGCCATTCCCCGCATAATGGTTTCAACTTCCGGCAATTCTGGCATAATAGTTTCTCACCACTCTTTAATATTATTATTACAAGGCTACCCTATATCATGAACTCCCTTCCTCACGACAGCGCAATTTCTGGACAAGCTCCTGAAAATACAACAGATTTTGGCTATAAGAATGTTCCTGTTAAAGAAAAAGAGCAGTTAGTACGGGCGGTTTTTGATAGTGTAGCCCCAAAATATGATATTATGAATGACCTTATGTCTTTGGGAATCCATAGAGTCTGGAAGAAAATATTCATCACTGACCTTCGCCCTTCACCCTCTGCCACGCTTTTGGATCTTGCAGGAGGAACAGGGGATATTTCGTTTGGTTGGCTTGGAAAAGGTGGCGGTAATGCCATTCTCAGTGATATCAATTTTTCCATGCTCTCTGTAGGGCGCGAGCGCGCATTGGAGCGGGCCTTGGTTTCCCGCCTTGAGTTTGCAGTTATTGATGCTGAAAATATTGCCCTTCCAAACGGAAGTGTGGAGCGGGTCAGTATGGCTTTTGGGCTCAGAAACTGCACCAACAAGCTGGCGGTCTTAAAGGAAGCTTATAGAGTCTTAAAACCAGGTGGGCGGTTTTTATGCCTTGAATTTTCAAAAGTGGCCATCCCCCCCCTCTCTCCTCTTTATGATATATGGTCTTTTAAAGTTCTTCCTGAAATGGGCGCTCTTATTGCCAAAGATAGGGAGAGTTATCAATATTTGGCAGAGAGTATCCGTATGTTTCCTAATCAGCAAACCCTAGCTGATATGTTCGAGGAAGCGGGCTTTGAAAAAGTGAGTTACCAAAACCTTTCTGGTGGAATAGCAGCCATTCATTCCGGCTGGAAACTCTAGCTATTCTGGATCAATAGGTTGGCTTGACCTTCTATCATCATGAAATTTTCGCTCACCAAGATTGACCTTATCTTTTTAAACGACACCCCTGCTTAAACAATACCCCTACGAAGGATATATATGTCTGAAGCTTCCCTGACACCTTCATCCAAAAAAGTTCTTATGATTATTACGGGTGGCATTGCTGCCTATAAAACCATTGAGCTTACAAGAGCTTTAGTACGAGAAGGTTTGCAGGTCCGTTGTGTTCTGACCGCAGAGGCGGCCCATTTTGTTACACCACTAACCCTTCAGTCCCTTACGGGTGAAAAAGTCTATACCGACCTTTTCTCTTTAACTGATGAACAGGAAATGGGCCATATCGCCCTTTCCCGATGGGCTGACATTATTGTTGTCTGCCCTGCAACAGCCCATATCATGGCAAGAGCTGCTCATGGGCTGGCCGATGATCTGGCCTCAACCTTATTATTGGTTCACTTAAAAAGAACCCCCGTCATTCTTGCCCCTGCGATGAATGTTGCCATGTGGCACAACCCTTCCACTCAACGTAACCTCTTAACCCTTCAGCAAGACGGCTATCATATTATCGAGCCTGAAGAAGGAGAAATGGCGTGCCATGAATATGGCGTTGGCCGCCTTGCTTCCCTGGAGAGGATTCACAACGCTATTCGTTCAACCCTTCAGCAAGAAGAGGGGGATATATTGAACGAAACACTGCTTCGTTCCCTTCCCGCCCCTCTTAGAATTCTGATTACAGCGGGCCCCACACATGAGCCCATAGATCCCATTCGTTTTATCAGTAACCATTCTTCAGGCCAGCAAGGCTATACCTTAGCCAAGGCTTTTCATGATTTGGGACAACAGGTTATTCTGGTGAGTGGTCCAACGGCTCTTCATCCGCCACCTCAGGTGGAGGTTATTGATGTTGAGACGGCATTAGAAATGCACGAAGCCTGCATGGAGGTTTTACCAGTTGACATTGCCATTATGGCAGCGGCTGTCTCGGATTGGCGTGTACAATTTGTGCCTGATCAGAAGATGAAAAAATCTCAGCACCAAGGCCCCTTACAGCTCACGCTTATTCAAAACCCCGATATTCTGGCAGAGATTGCTCAACATTCTCAGTATCGCCCAAAACTGGTTATAGGATTTGCAGCGGAAACTGAGAATATCGAAGACAATGCCTTGCAGAAACTCAAAAAGAAGAAATGTGATTGGATCATTGCCAACGATGTTTCCGCGTCTACAGGCATTATGGGGGGAGAGGAAAACCAACTCCAAGTTTTTACCACACACTCTAAAGAGGGATGGTCACAAAAAAAATGGCCTCGTATGAAAAAGCAACTTCTAGCCTCTTACTTAGCGCAATCAATCCTTGAATATTATAACAACCTTTTATAAAAATGAGCATAAGAGACTTTAGGAATACAAAGTCATTTTGAATACAGAGTCAATAAAGCAGCCATGCTGATTTTTTCACGGTTATAGGCCCAATTTCAGGAGATAATAGGTTTAAATCTTTATGCTTTGTCCCGAACTGTCACCGGCATAAGCTATCACTGGCAAAGGAATAACAAGTAGCCTTTAATAGGTTTTTCCATCATGGAGCAGAACAGGATGACTGCCTATCTTCTTCATGCAGAGCCCCCAATAAGGCATTTATTTCATCATAAGGACCCTCTATGAGCACGGATATTAAGGTAAAAGTCTTTCAAATGGCGCATGCTAGAGACTTGCCACTCCCTCAATATGAAACCTCCGGCGCCGCAGGCTTTGACTTCCCAGCCGCCATTGAGGATGAGCTGGTGATCCTGCCTTTTGGGCGGGCCCTTATTCCAACAGGCCTTCAAATAGCCTTACCAGAAGGCTATGAGCTCCAAATTAGGCCCCGTTCAGGCTTAGCCCTAAAAAATGGTATAACATTACCTAATTCGCCTGGAACGATCGATGAGGACTACCGTGGTGAAATTAAGGTTATTCTTATGAATTGCAGTGATGATCCTTTTATTATAACACGGGGAATGCGCATTGCCCAAGGCGTTCTTGCCCCCGTTGTAAGGCTTTCATGGGAAAAGGTAGAGGGATTGGAAGAAACCGTCCGCTCAGAAAAAGGCTTTGGCAGCACAGGCCATTAAACAAGATTTTTCGGGGATATTCCTGTTTGCATGACCCGATGAGAAGAAATAATAAAAACAAAAAATATCTTTTTTCTTTAAAAAATGGTTTTTACACTTTTGCCAGAATAAAAAAAATACTACTCATGAAGGAATTCTGAAACTCTAGCCAAGCAGAGCCGGCTTTATGAAAAATTTGCAACGTCTTCCCGCCGCAGTTTTTATGAGCCGGACCAAACTGAGTTGGCTGGATCTGGTTTCCATACTCTGTATTATTGCGTTTGCTATCCTTGTTGGATCAGCGGCACGGCATACGTTAGCCCCCCTCTCTGCAGCCGATGCCACAACCATTCATCTTGATCCATCCTGGCTACCCTCTTACGCCTTACGCACGGTATTGCGTATGTTTGCCGCCTTGTTTTTTTCGTTATTATTTACATTTACCTACGCTGTATGGGCGGCAAAAAACCCGCGTGTAGGAATGATTTTGGTACCTGTGCTGGATATTTTGCAGTCTGTCCCCATTTTGGGGTTTTTGACCTTTACGGTTGTCTTTTTTATGGGTCTGTTTCCTGGGCAGGTATTGGGAGCAGAACTGGCCGCTATCTTTACTATTTTTACCAGTCAGGCCTGGAATATGGCCTTTAGCATGTACCAATCCCTTAAAACAGTCCCTTCCGACTTGGAGGAAGTGGCAAAAACCTTTCAACTGACCCCTTGGCAAAAATTCTGGAAACTTGAAGCCCCCTTTGCAACCCCTTCCCTGGTTTGGAACACGATGATGTCTATGTCAGGGGGGTGGTTCATGATTGTTTATTCTGAAACAATCAGTGTAGGGCAAACAAGCTTTGCCTTGCCAGGTATCGGCTCTTATGTAGGGGCTGCTATAGATCAGCGAAATATCATGGCGGTGATTTATGCCATTATTGCCATGTTTATTGTTATTATTTCTTATGATCAGCTTCTTTTTAGGCCCTTAGTCACCTGGTCATCGCGCTTTAGAATGGAAACAGTCCAAGAGAATCCCCAAAAAGATCCCTGGGTTTCTCTTATCCTTCGCAGAACCCCTTTTCTACACTGGCTATTTGGAAAAATCGGTGACGGTTTATCCTTCCTAGGAAGCCTGCCCTTAGGAAAGAAAGCCTCTCCAAGCCTTTTGGACGATAAGAGGAAAAACACAAAATACGATATTTTATGGTATGGTCTTCTCCTTGTTTTCTCCCTTTTGGCATTAGAAGAAGTGGTTAGGTTTTGTTATTATAATATCAGTATTTTTGAGGTCTTTCTTGCTATAAAATTAGGGTTTTACACTCTGCTTAGGGTTATCGCAATGATTGCACTGGCCAGTCTTATATGGGTGCCAGCTGGAGTTTATATTGGGCTAAACCCAGCCTGGGCCCAAAAGGCTCAAGTGATTGCCCAAATATTCTCGGCCTTCCCCGCTAATCTCTTTTTCCCTATTTTTGTTCTATTCATTGTTCACTTTCATCTGAATAGCAACATATGGCTAACCCCCCTTATGATTTTGGGAACACAATGGTATATCCTCTTTAACGTTGTAGGAGGAGCGGCCTCTTTTCCAACAGACTTAAAAGAGGTTACCAAAAGTTTCCATATCCAGGGCTGGTTATGGTGGCGACAGGTCATATTACCTGCTATTTTCCCTTCCTATATCACGGGTGCCCTTACCGCTTCAGGGGGCGCATGGAATGCTGCCATTGCTGCTGAAGTCGCCAGTTGGGGTTCTATAACGCTCTCTGCTTCTGGATTGGGGGCCTACATCGCCCATGCCACCACAGCGGGTGATACCACAAAAGTAGGCTTAGGCATGGTGGTAATGTCCAGCTATGTTCTTATTTTTAACCGAGCTGTTTGGCGCCCCCTCTATAACTACGCTAGCCGCAGGCTTTCCATTTCCTAAATCATCCATGGACTTCAGGTTGTCTCTATGTCGCAGAATACCAAACAAGAACTTATTTGTATACAAGACTGCAAACAAGCTTATCATAAGGAAAATAACACCAACCTGATTGTGCTCGATAAGGTAAATCTTCACTTATACACCAATGAAATTGTTGGGTTATTGGGCCGCTCCGGCTCTGGAAAATCCACCCTTTTGCGGATTATTTCTGGCCTTTTACGCCCCACTGAGGGCAAAATTTTTTGGAAAAAAAAACCTCTTACCGGCCCTACTTCCGGAATTGCCATGGTTTTTCAATCCTTTGCGCTCTTTCCATGGTTAACCGTACAGGAAAATGTAGAAATTGGCCTAGAAGCAAAAGGCGTTTCCAGAGCAGAGCGAAAGGTCTTGGCAGAAGAAGCCATAGATCTGATAGGCCTTGCAGGTTATGAAAAAGCCTACCCCAAAGAGCTCTCTGGTGGAATGCGCCAGCGTGTTGGGCTGGCACGAGCTCTTGTGGTTCATCCTGATCTGTTATTAATGGATGAGCCATTTTCTGCTCTGGATGTACTGACCGCAGAAAATCTCAGGACAGACCTTATAGAGTTATGGTCGGAAAGAAAATTACCGGTTAAATCCATTCTGATTGTAACGCATAATATTGAAGAAGCGGTTTTGATGTGTGATCGCATCATTATATTTTCTTCCAACCCTGGCAAAGTGGCCCATGAACTTACGGTACCCTTACCTCATCCAAGAAGTCGTGAAAACCCCGCCTTTCGGCAGCTGGTTGATAGAATCTATACCCTTATGACCCGTAAGGAGCCGGAATATGTGCCCCCCATCCTTA carries:
- the rpsT gene encoding 30S ribosomal protein S20, translating into MANIASARKRIRQTERRTARNTARKSRMRTFIKKVEHAIASGNKEEALTALKIAQPEMQRAASKGVVHKNTIARKLSRLSGRIKNLVTV
- the coaBC gene encoding bifunctional phosphopantothenoylcysteine decarboxylase/phosphopantothenate--cysteine ligase CoaBC; its protein translation is MSEASLTPSSKKVLMIITGGIAAYKTIELTRALVREGLQVRCVLTAEAAHFVTPLTLQSLTGEKVYTDLFSLTDEQEMGHIALSRWADIIVVCPATAHIMARAAHGLADDLASTLLLVHLKRTPVILAPAMNVAMWHNPSTQRNLLTLQQDGYHIIEPEEGEMACHEYGVGRLASLERIHNAIRSTLQQEEGDILNETLLRSLPAPLRILITAGPTHEPIDPIRFISNHSSGQQGYTLAKAFHDLGQQVILVSGPTALHPPPQVEVIDVETALEMHEACMEVLPVDIAIMAAAVSDWRVQFVPDQKMKKSQHQGPLQLTLIQNPDILAEIAQHSQYRPKLVIGFAAETENIEDNALQKLKKKKCDWIIANDVSASTGIMGGEENQLQVFTTHSKEGWSQKKWPRMKKQLLASYLAQSILEYYNNLL
- a CDS encoding class I SAM-dependent methyltransferase, producing MNSLPHDSAISGQAPENTTDFGYKNVPVKEKEQLVRAVFDSVAPKYDIMNDLMSLGIHRVWKKIFITDLRPSPSATLLDLAGGTGDISFGWLGKGGGNAILSDINFSMLSVGRERALERALVSRLEFAVIDAENIALPNGSVERVSMAFGLRNCTNKLAVLKEAYRVLKPGGRFLCLEFSKVAIPPLSPLYDIWSFKVLPEMGALIAKDRESYQYLAESIRMFPNQQTLADMFEEAGFEKVSYQNLSGGIAAIHSGWKL
- the dut gene encoding dUTP diphosphatase gives rise to the protein MSTDIKVKVFQMAHARDLPLPQYETSGAAGFDFPAAIEDELVILPFGRALIPTGLQIALPEGYELQIRPRSGLALKNGITLPNSPGTIDEDYRGEIKVILMNCSDDPFIITRGMRIAQGVLAPVVRLSWEKVEGLEETVRSEKGFGSTGH
- a CDS encoding ABC transporter permease; its protein translation is MKNLQRLPAAVFMSRTKLSWLDLVSILCIIAFAILVGSAARHTLAPLSAADATTIHLDPSWLPSYALRTVLRMFAALFFSLLFTFTYAVWAAKNPRVGMILVPVLDILQSVPILGFLTFTVVFFMGLFPGQVLGAELAAIFTIFTSQAWNMAFSMYQSLKTVPSDLEEVAKTFQLTPWQKFWKLEAPFATPSLVWNTMMSMSGGWFMIVYSETISVGQTSFALPGIGSYVGAAIDQRNIMAVIYAIIAMFIVIISYDQLLFRPLVTWSSRFRMETVQENPQKDPWVSLILRRTPFLHWLFGKIGDGLSFLGSLPLGKKASPSLLDDKRKNTKYDILWYGLLLVFSLLALEEVVRFCYYNISIFEVFLAIKLGFYTLLRVIAMIALASLIWVPAGVYIGLNPAWAQKAQVIAQIFSAFPANLFFPIFVLFIVHFHLNSNIWLTPLMILGTQWYILFNVVGGAASFPTDLKEVTKSFHIQGWLWWRQVILPAIFPSYITGALTASGGAWNAAIAAEVASWGSITLSASGLGAYIAHATTAGDTTKVGLGMVVMSSYVLIFNRAVWRPLYNYASRRLSIS
- the mutM gene encoding bifunctional DNA-formamidopyrimidine glycosylase/DNA-(apurinic or apyrimidinic site) lyase, which codes for MPELPEVETIMRGMAQSLSGHCIQSVTVRRADLRKPFPANLKECLEGSSILGFTRRAKYICMNLSHSWTLLLHLGMSGRVLLKSRPLDIITPHEHLSFETKEGIHFSLIDPRRFGIVDLAKTGLEGDHPLLRHLGKEPFDPTFTVEYFHQKLSRHKAAIKSVLLDQRVVAGLGNIYVNEALFVAKISPFKAASSLKSYEVKKLKAALQAVLAQAIEAGGSSLRDYVKADGSMGYFQKEWKVYGCKDALCKHCGTVIESRFLAGRSTFYCRNCQKV
- a CDS encoding ABC transporter ATP-binding protein, with protein sequence MSQNTKQELICIQDCKQAYHKENNTNLIVLDKVNLHLYTNEIVGLLGRSGSGKSTLLRIISGLLRPTEGKIFWKKKPLTGPTSGIAMVFQSFALFPWLTVQENVEIGLEAKGVSRAERKVLAEEAIDLIGLAGYEKAYPKELSGGMRQRVGLARALVVHPDLLLMDEPFSALDVLTAENLRTDLIELWSERKLPVKSILIVTHNIEEAVLMCDRIIIFSSNPGKVAHELTVPLPHPRSRENPAFRQLVDRIYTLMTRKEPEYVPPILTEDQPELIKSRFSRPLPDLPLHLVIGMMETLAAEPYNGRADLPKLAESLQLELDDLLPLGESLQMLGFATLEEGDIYLTSIGTEFVNSEQEQRRTIFRNNIIQRIPLVKAIRVILDERWNHRASAERFRDELEDTMSPDYAQQTLNTVTNWGRYSELFDFDEEADQFFLDEDDQVYKIESK